The nucleotide sequence gggctccctgctcagtggggagtctgcttctccccccaacttgtgtcctttcatttgctctctctctctctcaaataaataaaaataaaatctttaaaatgtaatgtttaaaaCACTGTTAATGTCAGAAAAAAACCAGTTGGGTATTAAGCCAAACAGCTCTAGGAAACGTACAAATCACACTTAGAACATATTATGCAAATCATGTCAAAACCTTGATCAGAAAACATGAGTAAAACTCATTCAAAGACAGAAACCaaagattaaagaataaaaatagagacaTCTTCCCTTAAATCTTTCGTATTAACTTCTCATCCCTTGGTTGTAGGAAGGCGGAAAGGCCCCTCTCTGACTTGGTGAGTTTGGGGGGCTTTGTTTTGAGCCAAAAGCAACATGATTTGTTTCCAGCAGGATCCCAGAGAAGGCTGCAGTGGGGTTCGGACAAGGGGCTGTGCCGCGCACATGGTAGTTCAAAACTTGGCTGAGCAGATTCTACCCTGGGTAACTAGAATTGACCCTTTCTAGGCCCCTAAGACTCCATACTTATTGTAATGGTGACCATCGCGGTGAGCTATGTGAAGACACCTGATGCTGGGAGTTTTTAACACACAGCGATGAGCAAGCGCTAGCTGCATTAGAGATCATTCCAGCCCTCGCTCTTCTGGGTGGCCGAACGGCTTTGGTTAGGCAAACCACTGGGATCTCGCTTGGCTTTATTTTCTCCACTTTTGAAGCAAGTCAGTTGTACATTAAGACCTCTCAGAGTTCCATGACCCTGTTAAAAGCCccacatatgagagaaaaatGACCCAGGCAAgcagggtaattttttttttttcaaatttattacaGGTCCATTGCATTGCCATATTTCAGTTGTGCTGACAAAAATGGCCGCAGGCGCTCCAAAATTTGATTCTCTCAAGTTAGAGCATTTTTCTATGAAGTTTCTGTGGCTGCATTTAAGCCCCTGAAAAATCACTATGACTTTACCTTAATCAACCTACTCTCCTCCAAAATGCTAAAGAAGAGTTAGGGGAAATGTTTCTAAAGTGCTTCTGCTCTTTtcaaatcctttaaaaagtatttttaaaacactttaacaTATATATGGTGTCTCTATCCACTTAGATTCTGTGTTTGGGCCCAAGAATTAACCTGACAAAAGACAAATGTAcaagagaaaagcataaaaagtttatttcatgTTAGCAGTTTTGTGTGTACATGGAGGCCTTCATTTATAAGAAATGAGGACCAGAATAAACAGGCCTGAGAGCTTATGTACTATTTAACAAAGAACAGTAAGTCGGTGGTGGCGGGGGGCGGCTTGAGGGTTATGGAAAGACAAAGTTTTTCTTTGGGGTCTGGGCTAAGGATGATAAACTGTGGGAAAGCGACCCAGAAATACACAGGGGAAGCTAACGGAAGCTAAGAGTTCGTTTAGTGGGTTTGTTTGTCCAAATTCACCTTGGTGTCCACTCGGTCTCAAGTGataagaatattttccttttcctggtacAGGAAACGTAGGCCCTGCTTTTAGGTAgaaaggaggagggcagagagcccTTTCTGGAGCTGCTGTTCCTCACCTCAAAATAATCAATGTACCCGCTATGCTCTGCATGCTTGTGTCCCCTcagaattcctatgttgaaatctAACCCCATTGTGAAGGTATTAGGAGTTGGAGCTTGGGGGGGATCATCGGGTCATGAGGGGCGGCCCTTATGAAGGGGACTGAAGAAAACCCCTTTGGCCCCTCCACCACGTGAACCCTTTCCACCACAGGAGGACAGAGTGAAAAGATGCTGCCTGGGACGCAGGCTCTCCCCGGACACCAATGTGCCCGAGCCTTGATCTCGGGCTTCCTAGCCTCTGGAGCTGTGAGAAGCTCATAACcctgtctgttttttctttatagCATCCCAAACAGACCAAGACAATGGCAAGgtagcatattttggggtggtatGTTCTGATTGCCTTCATAGTTCATGTTATGTAAATAATATCAGCGTACTTACTGAACAGTCTAACCATCCAAAAAGGAAGCCAATGGTAATCAAGGAATGGTGttatcttaagggaaaaaaaagatgtgtgtgaTTCTGAGGCACGGTCTCCAAGGCAAAGAATCAAATGACTGTTCTTATTCCGGCTCCGTTCTGGCCTTGAGTGAAAAGTTTGAACAACTTTCCTCTTTGAGTGTCAGCTTGCACATCCGAAAAGTGAGAGTTTGAAACTAAATTCTCTTGAGTCCTTTCTAATTGGTCCTGTTCTATCACAGTTTGGTGCAATTTCGTGGACACTCTTTCATCAAAGGGAATCTAATTCCTGTCTCTTTGACCATGTTGGCATTTGTGACTCACTTCTGAGGAAGACAGTGTAGCAGAAGAGACACCAGGAGGCTTCCAAGACTAGACCAGAATGTTATgcagcatctctgtctctctctctctgagccaACAACAGGTGACCAGACGGGCCCTGCAGCCACTGTGCTGGAGATCGCACAGAGATGCCTGAAGACCGCCAGGGGATCTATCCTGGCTGTCCAATCCTCCAGACCAAGCATCAGAGAAGCCCTGCCTGCCTTGCAGATTCATGCAGAAAATaatgctgttgttattttaataagCAATTATGTTTGGGGGGTGAGCTGCTATGCAGCACTGGGTCGTGAGAACTGACGGTAAAGCTAGGAGCCTCTGAATGCCCGGAGTGAACATTTTAGCAGCTGAGGCATGTGGTATTTGACGTTGGACTAAACACATTTCAGTGCGGTGGACGACAATTTTGAAGTGATTTTGCAGGCTGCACCATTTTAATGACTGACTTGAGGCATCCAGATCCCTCGGTAGAGAAGACATGGGCCCTGTCTGGCATGGAAGCTGAGGGGGAAGGGAACTGGGAGCCAGAGACCACTCCCTGGGTCCTCCTTTTTCAGGAAACAAGGGAGAGGACCCCAAAGTCCCTGTGGGCCCCACGTGGGAGGCTTACCTCTCCTACTTCTGAAGTCTTCCCGTGGCTTCTAAGAAACAGAACTCTCCTGTTTCCTCCAGCCCTTCTGACTGCTCACTCTCTATCCTCTGCAGGCTCGTCCTTTTCCTCCTGGCCTTTAAATGCCCGAGGTGCTAAGAGCTCAGTCCTGGGCCCTTGTCTTCTTCTCAGCTCTGCACCTGTCTATATTTCCGTGGtgtaataaaaatgtgtatttggcCTCCGTCCCCAGTCCTGACATGGAACACCTACAACCCTGCAAATTTCCTGAGAGATGGGAATGCCTTCTGTTATGAGCCCCTTTTGATCACACCTATTTAGCTAATGAGATGATTTAGGGTAGGGCCCTAGATGGCCTCAGGGTAgcccagggaggaagagggggctggAGATTGAGCTCTATGAAAGCTCTGGAACAATAAAGTgtagagagcttctgggttggcgAACACACTGATGTGCTGGGAAGGTAGTGTACCTGGAATGGGCTTGGAAGCTCTGAACTCCTCCCCCTACACTTTTTTTAGGTCATtgttcctgagttgtatcctttaCAAAACTAGATAAACTGATAAATGCAAGTAAAGTGTTTTCCTGTGTGGGGAAGGAAACACTTTTCCTCTACCCTCTTAGGTTCAGTGATGAGAGCCTGCAAGTGaaactgacaaagacagatgAACAGGGAAAAAGTATTTCTCTCATATGCACTTGGCACTTCACTAGAGAGAAGTGAAAACCCCAAAAACCTGTTAGGCCAAGGAGCTTATATCCCACTTTAGCAAAGGGTAATAAATTGTGGATAAGTGACAGAGGAAAAGGTGCTTGGGCTTCTAGGGGCAGTAATTGTGAGAAGGTACATATAAGGGGGAAACAAATGGAAGACAAAGGTTATTTAGTCAGGTTTATGTAGGTTACACGGTTTACTAAGTTAATGTAAACTTAAATCAGTATCTTCTCCAGGGTCATGTCTGGTGATGAAGAGAGGGAACCGCATGTAGAAGTGGATAGTTATTATGTTAATTTTACAAAGGGAAAATTATGCCCTGCTTTTAGGCAAAAAGTGAAAGAACAGAGATCTTGAGCCGGCTGTCTTTGAtcagtttctcaaaataatccttatgatGAAGTGGCATATTTGCAATAGTGCATTCTTATCCCCTTCACCTGAGTTCTGTGAACCATTCTGGTGGATTATTGAACCCAAAAGGAGGGACTGTAGGAAAGCCCAAATTAGTACTTGACTGGCCCAAAGTATGGTGGCCTGGGGACACCATGTGTGGCTGGCATCTGAGAGAGGGCAGTCTCACAGGAGGGAGCTTTTAACCCCACAGGATCTGATACTACCTCCAGGTGGCTATAATCAGACTTCTGTTACTGGAGACCCAGGTGGgatcaaaaagaacagagaatctACTAAGCTCAAAATGCCCAAAACGGGATTCATGATCTTGCCCTCCCTCCATCCTTCTCCTCGGTggtccccagccccagggactGCGACCACTTCTAGTAACCGCTCCTGTCCAAATCCTCAAGGCACCTCCACCCCTCCCACTTCTCCCATAAGCACGCTGTGCTGGTTTCACTCCTAAATAGCTCTCAGATATGTCTAccacaccaccatcaccactactcTTGTCCTAGGGATGATCACCTTTCCCTTGAAAGATGGCAATAGTTTCCTAACAGATTCGTCCATATTGCCTCTACCCCTCACAGTTTGCTCATCAACCTGTTTCCACAATGAGCTTTCAAAACTTAAATCTGGTTAGTCACACCTCTGATTCAAAACCCTTCAGTGGTTTCTCATTGCTCAAGGTCCTGCGTGGCTGGCCCCTTCCTACCCCTGCGTCCTCAGCCCTCTGCCCTTGGGCCACACAGTCTTCTTTCAGCCTCTCCCTATTCCCTCCCATGTGGGGCCTTGTGTGGGCTGAAATGTCCCCTCAGGgccactccccttcctcccagaggCCTCCCTGACCAGGCTGCATCCTTCACAGCATCTGCTAGAGTGGCTGAGTCTGTATTTGTGTGGAGTTCTGGTTAATGTTGGTCTCCTCCAATACATTGAGGGCTCCTTGAGGGTGGAGTCCTCTAACATTTTCACCAAAGAGTAGAGTGACATGGCTGGACCCAGGCCCTGCACAACCTTGAGAATGATGCCTCCTTAGGTCCCAGTCCTTGGGCACctcaccttctcccttccctgtcccaCAGTGGGCACATGCTCTGAGAGGATCACCACAGCCTCAAAATCTCTTTGAAATCCTATTTCTATCTTCCGAATAGTTTGCAATTTTGTGTTTAAGTCCATAATACATAAATGTTtacctaaatgtaaaaataatgtcTTCTTCCTCAAATCTTAGAATTGGTCCAGAAGGTACACCAGGATAGCTGGTGCCTCTCGGAAGCTCCCAAGTTGACATGCAATTATGGTATTCTATATGGGGTATAGTGGGACCTACCATTCCagcaagagaaaggcagagaccCTTCCTCATGAAGGCCATCCCCAGCCGTGGCTTCCTAGCAATGGGAGAAATCTTTCTTCTTAATCATAGGGGTTCACATGTCACCACACCTAGCTGTGAGGCCGGGGCAACGAACAATCCTTCTATGCCTTCATGTCCCATTTGTCGAGTAGAGATGATGGTCTGAGAATAAGATCGTGCTAGAGGAGTCAGTTCAAACCAGCACTCTTGATGGACAGGTGCTCCAGGAATATGAACCATTAGTATGACTACTCACTACTTTCTGCTTGCCCCCTCACCAAAATGCCTAAGGTGCTGGCCCCTTTTAATTCCCCTTCACATTCTGCCAGACAATAAGGTGTTTTAGTTACAGTGCCTCAGTTAAATGACTTGGGTAGGCtggctggcttctttccttccttcctccctctctctttcttttcctgaaatactGGATCTACGTCTAAAAACGCCAGAATCCCTAGCTTTTTACACAAGGAACCCCACAGGTCCACACGGGTTTAGACGGAGGTCCCAAAAGGCAGACCCTAGAGCCCAGGGTCGTATGTTAGAGACACTTTAAGAAACACCGACCCCCGCGTGGGGCCCAGGACCGTTTTCACAACTCCAGGTGACCCTGACGCGCGCTCACGTTTGAGAACCACTAACTCCAACCAAGGTAAAGTCAGCCTGAAAAACAAAACCGGACAAAACCAACCCCAAAAGCCCACTCTGGAAAGTCTCCCCGGGGCCCCGGCCCGCGCTCCGTCGGCCGAGCCGCGGGTCGGCCGCCTCGCAGCCCCAGCGCGCGCCTGGGCCCCTCGCGGCGGCGGGGAGAGGCTGTGAGCGCGGCGCGGCGTCGGTCCCGCGGGGCCCCCAATCCTCGGCCCCGAGCGCGGCGGGCGGGACCGGGGGGAGGAGTGGGGACGTGCGCCCGGGACCCGCGCTAATGGCCTCCGGCAGCTCCCGACGCGGGCCCGCGTCCACTCCGCGCCGCCCGGCCCCGTCCCCGCCCCGGCCTCGGCCCCAGCCCTCCGGGCGCCGCCACCGCGGGAGCGCCGAGGCGAGCGCGCCGGGCGGGGGCTGGCTGGCGAGCGGGACTGGAGCCAGGGCGCCCTGAAGTttgggaaggcaggaagagaaagcgAAGGAGGCGCGCTCAGTCCCGCCGCCTCCCGGCTCCCCCGCAGGGCAGCTTCCTTAACCGCGCGCCTGCCCCGCGGACTTCCTGGGCCGATGCGACCGCCGGGAGGAGACCGCTCCGCGACCAGCCAGAGGGCAGACCCGCCAGGCCCCGGGGGCTGACTGTACGGGCAGGAGGAAGGCGGTCGGCGTCGGCGTCCGCGAGAGCTGCGCGCCAGTTCACCCCAGGAGCTCCGGAGGCAGGACCGACGCGGGCCCCGCCGGGGTGGGCGCGAGGGAAGAGGGGGGCCCGACTTCCAGAGCCCGTCTCTCACCTTCTGCCCGAGCCTTCCGCAAACCCGCCCAGTCGCTCCGGCCCGCGCCGCCCCGCTTCCAGGTGTTCCCACGGCTCGCGCCTCCCCGCCCCGGGCCCTCCCCCGCTGCCGGCAGGTTCAATCCCCAGAGCCGGCCCCACGCCCGCATCCTCCTCCCACTCCGGCTCCGGCCGCCGCCGCTAAAACCCGAGGCTCCCGGGTAGGGACTGCCCTGTCCTCTCGGGCCCGGGGCGGGCTCTGCGCGCTCCTGCAAAGACCCAAGGTGTTAAGTCTCCAGAGGAGCCCTGAGCGGGGGGACGCGATCTGAAGCCAGGCGACGTCATGGATCCCCAGGGGACGCTAAGTTTGGAGAAACAGGGACCCGCGCTCTTGGCAGAGCCCCCGCCGGCCGAGGGGCTGCCCGCCCCGGCGGTCCTCTGTGCGGGGAGTGGCGGGGAcggtggcggcggcggctcctCGGAGGCCCCGAGCCTGGACGCTGAGCCCTTGTCCGCGGAGGAAGAGGCTGCCCCCCGGGAGCAGGAGGAGCCGTGGGAgtgccgccgccgcctcccgcgtTCCTTCTCGCTGCCCGCGGACCCGATCTTGGAGGCAGCCAAGTTGCTGCAGCAGCGACAGCAGCTTGGCCTGGCGCTGGACCCGCAGGGCGGTGAGGGGGCCGAGGGCGCGCCGCACAGCCCCGGCGGCTGCTGCGCCAAGTGCAAGAAGCGGGTGCAGTTCGCCGACGCGCTGGGGCTGAGCCTGGCCAGCGTGAAGCACTTCAACGAGGCGGAGGAGCCGCAGGTGCCTCCCGCCGTGCTCTCCCGCCTCCGCAGCTTCCCCATGCGCGCCCAAGACCTAGAGCAGCTCCCGGGCCTCCTGGCCGCGGCGGCAGCGGCCGCGCCCCTCTCCGCGCCACCTCCCCGGCTTCGGCCTCTTTTCGAGCTTCCCGGGCCGGGCGCAGCCGCCGAGCGTCTGCGGCGGCAGCGTGTGTGCCTGGAGCGCGTGCAGTGCTCGGCGCCCTCAGGCGCAGAGGTGACGGGCTCTGGCCGGGTGCTCGGCTGCCCCGGGCCGAGAACCGTGGCGGTGCGCTACACCTTCACCGAGTGGCGCTCCTTTCTGGACGTGCCCGCCGAGCTACGGCCCGAGCCGGTGGAGCCACAGCCGGCAGAAGCGTCGTCGGGGGAGCCCGCGGACGCCGGGGAGGAGCCGGGAGCCGAGCGCTTCCACTTCTCGCTTTTCCTGCCCCCGGGTCTACAGCCCCAGGAGGGGGAAGACGCGCCGGGGGCCGCGGTCCACTTCGCCGTCTGCTACCGCTGCGCCCAGGGCGAGTTCTGGGACAACAACGCGGGGGCCAACTACACGCTGCGCTATGTGCGCCCTTCCGACGCGCTCTGAGCCCAAGGCTGGGGCCCAGGCAGCGAGGTGACCTGCCGGGACGTCTTTCTGAGCACCGTCCAccggggaaggagaggagggagccgCTCAGCTGTAAACTCGCACCAGGACAGATCCTTCGAGCAAGCATCGTGAGCCCGGGCAACGCACCCAACCTCCCTGGCCCGTTTTCTCCTAGCTTAGGCCTCCCTAGGCTGCTTCTAGAATTCTCGCCCTGCGCCAGAACGCGAAGAAATTCTTGACCGAGCCGTAGCTTCCTTCAAGAAAAAGGTCCTGACCCCTGTGCACAGCTGTAAGACCTTGGCTTGGGATTTGTTCTCAACTGTAGACCTCGTGTTTTAGCCTTTGCAGCTTGCTGGAGACGCCTCGGGTCTCAGGGAACGGACAGCCGTCCTGCCTCGTCGTGCCTGCCGAGAGAAGGTGCAGGACCCGGGGCGGTCGCCGGAGCCTTCACCCAGGGTCCTGTTTCTCAGTGAAAACCGAGTGGGGCCTTGGCTGGgctgtccttttcttttaattgggATCTGGGGGATGTTTGCACAGTCTGGACATTGTTTACTGGGTCCCTGTGTACAcatgtcctttaaaaaataaaggccacTTGCACACCTTTTCTCgctgtattttctcttccagctcctggggGTTTGGGGAGGTCTTGATCTTCCTCAGCTCATCGTGCTGGCCCGTTAACAATAATTAAACAACAGGATTTCCAAGTTGTTCTTCTTCAGTCTTTCCTCTCTGATGCGGAGAGGCCCAGGTTTCTGGTTCGGGgcaaaaaacattatttaaaacgTTTTGTAGAAAGCTTCTGTTCCCTGCCAAAAGAAGGTGCTTAGTGAGTTGAAAGAGCAGAGTAGTCTGGTCCGCTTGCTGTAAGCTGCAGGGTCGCTGACCCTCAACCCCCTTGGTGTAGGCAGAGCTCAGAATAGCTTAGCCGCTGGACTTCTCTCGGCCTTTAGCAGCAGGGCAGAGAAGCTGGGCTCTCAGGGCTGGGTGAtaggggggtgggcagaggtgaAATGGACAGGTGTCTTTCTGTCCCCACTGGGAGCCCCAGTAGGTACTGATGACCTGACAGATGGTGAAGCGTGCCCAGCGAGTACATCAGAACCAGATAGGGGCTCTGCGGGCTGGCCTTCTTCACGCACCTGCTGATGGCCGTGGATGCCAGGATGAAGTGGCCTTGCGGTAGTAGGACAGGTGAGCATGCTGGGTAAGGGCCTGATCTTTCCCCACACCTTGTTTATCCTttggtagtttttctttcttttgttttcatagttCCCAGCACATGTACAATCAATGCATTTTGCAGTGGTAATCTTTAAGAAAGATGGTTTCTACTGGTGCTCTAGGGGAACCAGAGTAGGCATAGCACAACCCATGGGCCTAATTCAGCTTGAAGTCTCTTCTTATAGACCCTGAGAGCTGAGAATGATTCTCGAGTTTTTAAACAGctagaaaaactcaaaagaagaaTATGGTTCTGCGACACATTAGAAttgtatgaaattcaaatttcagtgtccgtaaataaagctttattggaacacaagCCGTGCACATTCATTTACCTATAATCTCCGACTGCTTTCCTGCTACAAGAGCAAAGTTGAGTAGGTGCAACAAAGACAATATGgcaaaagctaaaatatttactatccggTCCTTTATAGAAAGTTTGCCAGCTCCTGCTCTAGAGAAGTATTTTTTAACACTATATGCTGAAGAGTTACACTTAATAAAGCAGGTAAAGTTTTAGTAAGGTTTGTCACTTGAAATTAACCCCCGTTTTTGAGAAGTGATACTGTTTACATTACTTTCAGTAATCTTGGTTAGAGTAAACACTAAGATGCCAAATGCACAATTATTACTATACAGGGGAGGAGAATCTACTTGTCTTCTTTCatctaagaaataataataaatcagtaCAGCTGAAATATAGCATCTATCTGAATGGACATCATAGGAACTGCCGGATGCTTCCATGCTTCAAAATGAGATGTCTTAAGCCACAACAATATTTAATTTAACTTCTGGTTTGGAGACATCGCTTTTGACTATAACAATGTTTGCCAGAGGTAATTCATTggtttggggaaaatatttaaataattattagtGGAAAGCCATCAGAAGCTAATACATTATAATTTACACTTGGAGTAAAGCAGACTAAAAAATAGCCACGTCTGTGAAATAATAACACTTAGTTCCCATCTAGTTATAAAAAGCTTTATAACAAAAATAAGCAATGTTTAGAATTACATCATTTTTCTGTTACAAAAATAAGCAATGTCCCTTTTTGGGTTCGATATacgatttcttttttaaacagtgcattattggggcgcctgggtggttcaggttaagcctctgcctttggctcaggtcatgatctcagggtcctgggatcgagtcccatgtcaggttctctgcttagcggggagcctgcttcccttcctctctctctgcctgcctctatgcttacttgggatctctctctctgtgtcaagtaagtaaataaaacaaaataaaaaatctataaaaagtgCATTATTGCATAATAATACTtagataaatgtattttgtatttttcttatgtgtttaGGAACACATTTTAGCTGAAAAGTATTGATGGTGTGTGTAGCCTCCAGCACAGTTTGACATGCTAGTTCCTAGGATAACTGTGCATTATTTTGGATTGTTTGGgattatttaaaattacacaagGATGAAATTAGGAGCCCAATATCATGATCAAAATAGAGATCCCCTTGTCTGGCATTCTTTAAAACGGTAAGCCTTCAAATttggaataaaagaagaaatgggttCTAAAGAAGTGTGAAGTgcaaattttctattctttaaaaaaaattattgactttcaaaaatgtattttggaattcAAGCAACTAATTTTAGAAGTACTTATTTCATAATATAACGAATGTCAAACATGGCTTTTAGGTGAGGAAATCTGGCTTTGCTGTCTCACAAATCGTGGAGAATAGCTTTTCTAAGGTCCAGAATTCTGTGGAATATTTGGAAAAGCCCAGTCATGTGCATGCAGTTATAGCCTTTCGAAGTACTGGGCAATCTTCTcaatgtctattttattttataaagtgctAACTTTTCATCCTAGACTGATAGCGAACATTTTGTAAGAAACTTAAGGAAGTTAAAtaggttttgattttgaaaagGCAGTTTCAGAGGAAGGGGCAATAATCACAAGGCAAGGGAAATATTTAAGAGTATATTTCCCGAATGGAATGAAAACTCACACACTCATCATCCCCCAAAGcaaaattccaaaattcattgttttttggcAGGAATATTTACCTCAACTCAAGGAAGTGGGGGTCAGTCTGGTTGAAATGTAACAGCTGAAATATCTTGCCCAGCTCTAATGAGACTCACTTCTGCTCAGCTCATTTAATGATGTTGACctccaccagagaggttccagtCTCTTCTTTATGGGCATGTGAGCGCATGGGTCACTGGGTCAGGGCATGTTGAATGAAGcgtgtgtcctttttttttttttaattttaaaaattttatttatttatttgtcagagaaggagagagagcacaagcaggaggcacaggagacagagggagaagcaggctc is from Mustela erminea isolate mMusErm1 chromosome 4, mMusErm1.Pri, whole genome shotgun sequence and encodes:
- the PPP1R3G gene encoding protein phosphatase 1 regulatory subunit 3G — encoded protein: MDPQGTLSLEKQGPALLAEPPPAEGLPAPAVLCAGSGGDGGGGGSSEAPSLDAEPLSAEEEAAPREQEEPWECRRRLPRSFSLPADPILEAAKLLQQRQQLGLALDPQGGEGAEGAPHSPGGCCAKCKKRVQFADALGLSLASVKHFNEAEEPQVPPAVLSRLRSFPMRAQDLEQLPGLLAAAAAAAPLSAPPPRLRPLFELPGPGAAAERLRRQRVCLERVQCSAPSGAEVTGSGRVLGCPGPRTVAVRYTFTEWRSFLDVPAELRPEPVEPQPAEASSGEPADAGEEPGAERFHFSLFLPPGLQPQEGEDAPGAAVHFAVCYRCAQGEFWDNNAGANYTLRYVRPSDAL